A portion of the Micromonospora vinacea genome contains these proteins:
- a CDS encoding phosphatase PAP2 family protein, with protein sequence MSTQWPPTLAPTGQPSWRQRRFDRDHALGLRLTLAATAAFLVLVPFALLTVLVLGAWAPLHRLDTSVTDALHGYAQDHRAWVLLMRVWTEVFAPMPLRAVALLLVVWLLRRGARRLALWAATTMVVGGSIGPLLKLLVGRDRPELLDPVARAAGYSFPSGHALNATLAAGVLLLVLLPYVGRGAARVAVWVAAVLLTVVTGLSRVALGVHFTSDVVGGWLLGVAVVAATTAAFTSWRAHSGLRSVRPTRDGVAPEVERHPGSA encoded by the coding sequence ATGAGTACGCAGTGGCCGCCCACCCTCGCCCCCACCGGTCAGCCGTCCTGGCGGCAGCGCCGCTTCGACAGGGACCACGCGCTGGGGCTGCGACTCACTCTGGCCGCGACGGCGGCGTTCCTGGTGCTGGTGCCGTTCGCCCTGCTCACAGTGCTGGTGCTCGGCGCCTGGGCCCCGCTGCACCGGCTGGACACGTCGGTCACCGACGCGCTGCACGGCTACGCGCAGGACCACAGGGCCTGGGTCCTGCTGATGCGGGTCTGGACCGAGGTGTTCGCACCGATGCCGCTGCGCGCCGTCGCCCTGCTCCTGGTGGTCTGGCTGCTGCGCCGGGGAGCCCGCCGCCTGGCCCTCTGGGCGGCCACGACGATGGTCGTCGGCGGGTCGATCGGTCCGCTGCTCAAGTTGCTGGTCGGCCGGGACCGGCCGGAGTTGCTCGACCCGGTGGCCCGGGCGGCCGGCTACTCGTTCCCCTCCGGGCACGCGCTGAACGCCACCCTGGCCGCCGGGGTGCTGCTGCTGGTGCTCCTTCCGTACGTCGGGCGGGGGGCGGCGCGGGTCGCGGTCTGGGTCGCGGCTGTGCTGCTCACCGTGGTGACCGGGCTGAGCAGGGTGGCGCTCGGCGTGCACTTCACCAGCGACGTGGTGGGCGGATGGCTGCTCGGTGTGGCGGTGGTCGCGGCCACCACCGCCGCGTTCACCAGTTGGCGGGCACACAGTGGCCTGCGGTCGGTTCGGCCGACCCGCGACGGCGTCGCTCCCGAGGTCGAGCGGCACCCGGGATCTGCCTGA
- the nth gene encoding endonuclease III produces the protein MTSSPPGASETDLGRKRRARKIGRVLTETHPDAHCELDHSNALELAVATILSAQCTDKKVNEVTPKLFARYPSAAAYASADRGEMEELIRPTGFYRNKTDSLLKLGQALLDRYDGAVPGRLVDLVTLPGIGRKTANVILGNAFDVPGITVDTHFQRLVHRWRLTTETDPVKIEHAIGALYDKRDWTMLSHRIIFHGRRVCHARKPACGACTLAKLCPSYGTGPTEPAAAAKLLKGPRARDLAVAAGVDPELVPAQAITAEVP, from the coding sequence GTGACCAGTAGCCCTCCCGGTGCCAGCGAGACCGATCTCGGGCGCAAACGCCGCGCCCGCAAGATCGGCCGGGTGCTGACCGAGACGCATCCCGACGCTCACTGTGAGCTGGACCACTCCAACGCTCTGGAGTTGGCCGTCGCCACGATCCTCTCCGCGCAGTGCACGGACAAGAAGGTCAACGAGGTCACCCCGAAGCTCTTCGCCCGCTACCCGAGCGCAGCCGCGTACGCCAGCGCCGACCGGGGCGAGATGGAGGAGCTGATCCGGCCCACCGGCTTCTACCGCAACAAGACCGACTCACTGCTCAAGCTCGGCCAGGCCCTCCTCGACCGGTACGACGGCGCGGTCCCGGGCCGGCTCGTCGACCTGGTGACGCTCCCCGGCATCGGCCGCAAGACCGCCAACGTGATCCTCGGCAACGCCTTCGACGTCCCCGGCATCACTGTCGACACGCACTTCCAGCGACTGGTCCACCGGTGGCGGCTGACCACCGAGACCGACCCGGTCAAGATCGAGCACGCGATCGGCGCGCTGTACGACAAGCGCGACTGGACCATGCTGTCGCACCGGATCATCTTCCACGGGCGACGGGTCTGCCACGCCCGCAAGCCGGCCTGTGGCGCGTGCACCCTCGCGAAGCTCTGCCCTTCGTACGGCACCGGCCCGACCGAGCCGGCGGCCGCCGCCAAGCTGCTCAAGGGCCCTCGGGCGCGCGACCTCGCGGTTGCCGCCGGGGTCGACCCGGAGTTGGTGCCGGCGCAGGCGATCACGGCGGAGGTGCCGTGA
- a CDS encoding TlpA family protein disulfide reductase → MNRRLALAVLPLLLAVTGCTSGTADDEPAPRPAAAERPSPFRDCTALSTAPAATSPGSGTATVTPASPSTPGTTPPAGGSALPELTLSCFTGGAPVVLREVAGPAVINVWASWCPPCRKELPAFQRLSERTAGQLQVVGVNSRDSRSGAQSIGEDFGVRFPMLVDQGEALQRELKRNAIPLTLFVAADGQVRHIDATGALDDAKLAKLVRQHLGLAVPA, encoded by the coding sequence GTGAACCGCCGCCTCGCCCTCGCCGTCCTGCCGCTTCTGCTGGCCGTCACCGGTTGCACCAGCGGCACTGCCGACGACGAGCCAGCCCCCCGGCCGGCCGCAGCTGAGCGTCCATCCCCCTTCCGGGACTGCACCGCGCTGAGCACGGCACCCGCGGCCACGTCCCCCGGCTCCGGCACGGCGACGGTGACCCCCGCGTCGCCCAGCACGCCCGGCACGACACCGCCCGCTGGCGGGTCGGCGCTGCCGGAGCTGACGCTCTCCTGCTTCACCGGCGGTGCCCCCGTCGTACTGCGCGAGGTGGCCGGGCCAGCGGTGATCAACGTGTGGGCTTCCTGGTGCCCGCCGTGCCGCAAGGAACTGCCCGCCTTCCAACGCCTCAGCGAGCGAACCGCCGGTCAGCTCCAGGTGGTCGGAGTCAACAGCCGGGACAGCCGCAGCGGCGCCCAGTCCATCGGTGAGGACTTCGGCGTCCGGTTCCCGATGCTCGTGGACCAGGGCGAGGCGCTGCAACGCGAGCTGAAGCGCAACGCCATTCCGCTGACCCTCTTCGTCGCCGCCGACGGCCAGGTCCGGCACATCGACGCCACCGGGGCTCTCGACGACGCCAAACTCGCCAAGCTGGTCCGCCAGCACCTCGGCCTGGCGGTGCCGGCGTGA
- the mycP gene encoding type VII secretion-associated serine protease mycosin encodes MAGDVTGVRYSGPSAARRATGRALLGVAAALAVVAPTAAAVPVAAPTNGGQLAGAPMAFAPGDAVARTDQVRDEQWQLDELQAETAWRSSTGRGVTVAVVDSGVDGNHPDLVGQVLPGKDLVGPGGAPGPDPVGHGTTVAGLIAGRSDDKRGVVGLAPDARILPVRVLDEENRYDDALIVAQGVRWAVDNGARVINLSLGGSGDSPALAAALDYAFVRDVVVIACTGNLATSSSTKVWYPAREPGVIAVSGLERSSDNMWSGSITGRATVLTAPASGLVGAKPPGGYWRVQGTSFAAPLVAATAALVRSRYPQMPAGEVVNRLLATARDLGPTGRDDRFGYGVVDPVAALTAQVPPVIANPLDDQTSPGVTGFGPAPGSVDDNPVAGAGSDPLGLAASGQQSRWTARAAGGQDTSAPEQLWTTVVLLVALVAGAALMVRRLRQRTR; translated from the coding sequence ATGGCTGGGGATGTGACTGGGGTGCGGTACAGCGGTCCGTCAGCGGCCCGACGAGCGACCGGCCGGGCGCTGCTCGGTGTGGCTGCGGCGCTTGCCGTCGTGGCCCCGACGGCGGCGGCAGTGCCCGTCGCCGCGCCCACGAACGGTGGACAGCTCGCCGGCGCGCCGATGGCGTTCGCCCCCGGTGACGCCGTCGCCCGCACCGACCAGGTCCGCGACGAGCAGTGGCAGCTCGACGAGTTGCAGGCCGAGACGGCGTGGCGCAGCTCGACCGGCCGGGGCGTGACGGTGGCGGTGGTCGACTCCGGAGTGGACGGCAACCACCCCGACCTGGTCGGCCAGGTGCTGCCCGGCAAGGACCTGGTCGGCCCCGGCGGTGCGCCGGGCCCGGATCCGGTGGGTCACGGCACCACTGTCGCCGGCCTGATCGCCGGGCGCAGCGACGACAAGCGGGGCGTGGTCGGCCTGGCACCGGACGCCCGGATCCTGCCGGTCCGCGTGCTGGACGAGGAGAACCGTTACGACGACGCGCTGATCGTCGCCCAGGGGGTCCGCTGGGCCGTCGACAACGGCGCCCGCGTGATCAACCTGTCGCTGGGCGGCAGCGGTGACAGCCCGGCCCTGGCCGCCGCCCTGGACTACGCGTTCGTCCGGGACGTGGTGGTGATCGCCTGCACCGGCAACCTGGCCACCTCCAGCAGCACCAAGGTCTGGTACCCGGCTCGTGAGCCGGGTGTGATCGCCGTGTCCGGTCTCGAACGCAGCAGCGACAACATGTGGTCCGGCTCGATCACCGGCCGGGCGACGGTGCTCACCGCTCCCGCCAGCGGGCTGGTCGGTGCCAAGCCCCCCGGTGGGTACTGGCGGGTGCAGGGCACCAGCTTCGCCGCGCCGCTGGTGGCCGCTACCGCCGCGCTGGTCCGGTCCCGCTATCCGCAGATGCCCGCGGGTGAGGTGGTGAACCGGTTGTTGGCGACCGCCCGGGACCTGGGCCCGACCGGTCGGGACGACCGCTTCGGGTACGGGGTGGTCGACCCGGTTGCCGCGTTGACCGCTCAGGTGCCGCCGGTGATCGCCAACCCACTGGACGACCAGACGTCGCCGGGCGTCACCGGTTTCGGTCCGGCGCCCGGCTCGGTCGATGACAATCCGGTGGCCGGTGCTGGTAGCGACCCACTCGGTCTCGCCGCATCCGGTCAGCAGAGCCGGTGGACGGCTCGGGCGGCGGGCGGTCAGGACACGTCGGCGCCGGAGCAGTTGTGGACCACCGTCGTACTTCTCGTGGCGTTGGTCGCCGGTGCGGCCCTGATGGTCCGCCGGCTCCGCCAACGGACCCGTTGA
- a CDS encoding MarP family serine protease yields the protein MSVVDLVLLLLMLVFAISGYRQGFVIGVTSLSGFFLGLLLGLQLGPLFARQFVDAGTRVLISLVAIFGLAVVGQALAGWLGSHLRKTITSDVGKRVDDVGGAFVSLFAVLLLAWLVAVPLGSSSVPWLAASVRNSALITVVNQVLPERAHQLSTALEDTVDTDGFPDVFGDLAPTRARQVDPPDPALAKSQVVVNGRQSVVKVLGSAPSCSRRIEGSGFVYADDRVMTNAHVVAGTRSVAVELGGERYDGKVVVYDPDRDLAVLLVPGLPGPSLRFAAGNAGSGSDAIVLGFPLDGPYNAQSARVRDVDRINGPDIYASTKVTREVYTIRALVRSGNSGGPLLSANGLVLGVIFAAATDDPNTGFAVTAAEARPVALAGAERNRPVGTGECT from the coding sequence GTGTCCGTCGTGGATCTCGTCCTGCTGCTGCTCATGCTCGTGTTCGCGATCAGCGGATACCGCCAGGGTTTCGTCATCGGCGTCACGTCGTTGTCCGGCTTCTTCCTGGGTCTGCTGCTGGGTCTCCAGCTCGGGCCGCTGTTCGCCAGACAGTTCGTGGACGCCGGCACCCGTGTGCTGATCTCGCTGGTGGCCATCTTCGGGCTGGCGGTGGTCGGGCAGGCACTCGCCGGTTGGCTCGGCTCGCACCTCCGTAAGACGATCACCAGCGACGTGGGCAAACGGGTCGACGACGTCGGCGGGGCGTTCGTCTCGCTGTTCGCGGTGCTCCTGCTCGCCTGGCTGGTCGCCGTGCCGCTCGGCTCGTCCTCGGTGCCCTGGCTCGCCGCATCGGTCCGCAACAGCGCGTTGATCACGGTGGTCAACCAGGTCCTGCCGGAGCGGGCCCACCAGTTGTCCACGGCGTTGGAGGACACCGTCGACACCGACGGGTTCCCGGACGTCTTCGGTGACCTCGCGCCCACCCGGGCGCGGCAGGTCGACCCGCCGGACCCGGCGCTGGCCAAGTCGCAGGTGGTGGTCAACGGCCGGCAGTCGGTCGTCAAGGTGCTGGGCTCCGCGCCCAGTTGCTCACGCCGGATCGAGGGTTCCGGTTTCGTGTACGCCGACGACCGGGTGATGACCAACGCGCACGTGGTGGCCGGCACCCGCTCGGTCGCCGTGGAGTTGGGCGGCGAGCGGTACGACGGCAAGGTGGTGGTCTACGACCCGGACCGGGACCTGGCGGTGCTGCTCGTGCCCGGGCTGCCCGGGCCGTCCCTGCGGTTCGCCGCCGGCAACGCGGGCAGCGGCTCCGACGCCATCGTGCTCGGCTTCCCGCTCGACGGCCCCTACAACGCGCAGTCGGCGCGGGTCCGCGACGTCGACCGGATCAACGGTCCGGACATCTACGCCTCCACGAAGGTGACCCGGGAGGTCTACACGATCCGGGCGCTGGTCCGCAGCGGCAACTCCGGGGGTCCGCTGCTCTCCGCCAACGGCCTGGTGCTCGGCGTGATCTTCGCGGCGGCGACCGACGACCCGAACACCGGCTTCGCTGTGACAGCGGCCGAGGCCCGCCCGGTGGCGTTGGCCGGGGCCGAACGCAACCGGCCGGTCGGCACCGGCGAGTGCACCTGA
- a CDS encoding phosphatase PAP2 family protein, which translates to MSETVVQIVRRVLLPVSLLLGLMVLLGVLVTRVFARTWPFTVEDAVNRELAADRTGDWNNISLVFSTLASTQMIVVVTVLVALALRLWLKRWREPLFLCAAVTAQALVFLLTTLAIDRRRPAVEHMDVSPPTSSFPSGHTSAAVALYVGIAVLMALRARSTGAKVAWWTLLLMVPLGVAMTRMYRGMHHPSDVVASFVNGGTCVAIMARAVLDRGLRWGRAKLPTVGRRVLPAQG; encoded by the coding sequence ATGTCCGAGACCGTGGTCCAGATCGTCCGGCGGGTGTTGCTGCCGGTGTCCCTCCTGCTGGGGCTCATGGTGCTGCTCGGGGTGCTGGTCACCCGGGTGTTCGCCCGAACCTGGCCGTTCACCGTGGAGGACGCGGTGAACCGGGAACTGGCCGCCGACCGCACCGGTGACTGGAACAACATCTCGCTGGTGTTCAGCACGCTGGCCAGCACCCAGATGATCGTCGTGGTCACCGTGCTGGTGGCGTTGGCGCTGCGGCTCTGGCTGAAGCGCTGGCGCGAGCCGCTCTTCCTGTGCGCGGCGGTGACCGCCCAGGCGCTGGTGTTCCTGCTGACCACGCTGGCGATCGACCGGCGACGGCCGGCGGTGGAACACATGGACGTCTCGCCACCCACGTCGAGCTTTCCGTCCGGGCACACCTCGGCGGCGGTGGCGCTCTACGTCGGCATCGCCGTGCTGATGGCGCTGCGGGCACGGAGCACCGGAGCGAAGGTCGCCTGGTGGACGCTGCTGCTGATGGTGCCGCTGGGCGTGGCGATGACCCGGATGTACCGGGGAATGCACCACCCGAGCGACGTGGTGGCGTCCTTCGTCAACGGCGGCACGTGCGTCGCGATCATGGCCCGTGCCGTGCTGGACCGGGGGCTGCGGTGGGGCCGGGCGAAGCTACCGACCGTCGGGCGGCGCGTCCTGCCGGCTCAGGGCTGA
- the eccCa gene encoding type VII secretion protein EccCa, with protein sequence MSTVVIKRPPRRPAPEIPAGELSVEAPPEIPAVTGGRWQQMLMLLPMLGGTVAMAMMFGRGGGAYSYVVGGMFGLSSLAMLVTSWGSASGTPKKSEMMAARREYLRHLATLRRRVRRTAGQQRAGLYYRHPDPGRLWSTVDSHRVWERRPADSDFAVVRVAVGPQTLATPLVPPVTRPLEELEPMTAGALRRFLDAYSVVPDLPVALSLRSFARVHVRQAGRGRSTTPTTGGPPTGDPAAQALVRAVLTQLAVFHAPDELLVAVCAGPERRACWEWVKWLPHAHHPSRSDALGPVRLVTSSAAELESLLADVLATRSRFSPAGPATDGPHVVVVLDGGDLTGASDLTGDGGIDAVTVLDLDTPPPRLLDRYALLLELHGRRLHSLSSDGHAEVGTADQLDLADAEAVARRLAPLRLAGAARGPDAPLQADLGLPELLGLGDPESFTAEQGWLPRSARDRLRVPIGVGADGGAIELDLKESAQDGMGPHGLLIGATGSGKSELLRTLVLGLAATHSSEQLNFVLVDFKGGATFTSFDRLPHTAAVITNLADALPLVDRMVDAINGELVRRQELLRRAGNFASVRDYERARAAGSPLAPLPSLLLICDEFSELLSAKPDFIDLFVQIGRLGRSLGVHLLLASQRLEEGRLRGLDTHLSYRIGLRTFSALESRTVLGVADAHELPRSPGHGYLRAGTDPLARFKAAYVSGAVRRRAASGGVAAEGGARLLTFTTHVVPVPEPATPVVPVVAEEEGSRTLLDLLVDRLVGQGPPAHQVWLPPLGQPPALDELLGPVEVHPKRGLTVGNPELHGALGVPMAVVDKPLEQRRDLLWLALDGAAGHVAVVGAPQSGKSTALRTLICALALTHTPAEVQVYCLDFGGGGLAALRDLPHVGGVTGRADPTAVRRTVGEMTTLLVDRERRFAELGVESMAAYRQRRAAAGTAGQPGADPYGDVFLVIDGWSTIRGEYDDLEPLVTDLATRGLSYGLHVVATGLRWLDFRPAIRDLFGSRLELRLGDPADSLVARRAAANVPERPGRGVTAEGLHFLTALPQLGTAGGDTADLVKRAADGWAGPAAPRVRLLPPVLPYAELDLTSTTGLRLPIGIAEADLRPVLLDFATEPHFVVFGDSECGKSSFLRALATSIITRFTPEQARVILVDYRRSLLGAIETPHLIGYGTAAAHTADLVESAAGYLERRAPGPEVTPQQLRDRSWWSGPELFVLVDDYDLVAAGPANPLRALEEHLPHARDIGLHLVLARRSGGAGRAQYEPIVQRLRELSTAGLVMAGSPEEGALVGPVRPGPLPPGRGRLVTRREGVRLVQLAQLPPQ encoded by the coding sequence GTGTCCACAGTCGTCATCAAGCGCCCCCCGCGCCGACCAGCACCGGAGATCCCCGCCGGCGAGCTGTCGGTCGAGGCACCGCCGGAGATCCCCGCGGTGACCGGCGGACGGTGGCAACAGATGCTCATGCTGCTGCCCATGCTCGGCGGCACTGTGGCGATGGCGATGATGTTCGGCCGGGGCGGCGGCGCCTACTCGTACGTGGTGGGCGGCATGTTCGGGCTGTCCTCGTTGGCGATGCTGGTGACGTCCTGGGGCAGCGCCTCCGGCACCCCGAAGAAGTCCGAGATGATGGCCGCCCGCAGGGAGTACCTGCGCCACCTGGCCACGCTGCGGCGGCGGGTGCGGCGGACCGCGGGCCAGCAACGGGCCGGGCTCTACTACCGGCACCCGGATCCGGGGCGGCTCTGGTCGACGGTGGACAGCCACCGGGTCTGGGAGCGGCGCCCCGCCGACAGCGATTTCGCTGTGGTGCGGGTCGCCGTCGGGCCGCAGACCCTGGCCACCCCCCTCGTCCCACCGGTCACCAGGCCGCTGGAGGAACTCGAGCCGATGACCGCCGGCGCGCTGCGCCGCTTCCTGGACGCGTACTCCGTGGTGCCGGACCTGCCCGTGGCGCTGTCGCTGCGCAGCTTCGCCCGGGTGCACGTGCGACAGGCCGGTCGCGGCCGGTCGACCACCCCGACCACCGGCGGGCCACCCACCGGCGACCCGGCGGCGCAGGCGCTGGTCCGGGCCGTGCTGACCCAGTTGGCGGTCTTCCACGCCCCCGACGAGCTGCTCGTCGCGGTCTGCGCCGGGCCGGAGCGCCGCGCCTGCTGGGAGTGGGTGAAGTGGCTTCCGCACGCCCACCATCCCAGCCGCAGCGACGCGCTCGGCCCGGTACGGCTGGTCACCAGCTCCGCCGCCGAGTTGGAGTCGCTGCTGGCCGACGTGCTGGCCACCCGGTCCCGGTTCAGCCCGGCCGGCCCGGCCACCGACGGTCCACACGTGGTGGTGGTCCTCGACGGCGGCGACCTCACCGGTGCCAGCGACCTGACCGGCGACGGCGGCATCGACGCGGTCACAGTGCTGGACCTGGACACCCCGCCGCCCCGACTGCTCGACCGGTACGCGCTGCTGCTGGAGCTGCACGGCCGACGGCTGCACTCGTTGTCGTCCGACGGGCACGCCGAGGTGGGCACCGCCGACCAGTTGGACCTGGCCGACGCCGAGGCGGTCGCCCGACGGTTGGCGCCGCTGCGCCTCGCCGGTGCGGCCCGCGGGCCGGACGCTCCACTCCAGGCCGACCTGGGCCTGCCCGAGCTTCTCGGTCTCGGTGACCCGGAGAGCTTCACAGCGGAACAGGGCTGGTTGCCGCGCTCGGCACGGGACCGGTTGCGGGTGCCGATCGGGGTGGGCGCGGACGGCGGCGCCATCGAGCTGGACCTCAAGGAGTCCGCCCAGGACGGCATGGGTCCGCACGGCCTGCTCATCGGGGCGACCGGCTCCGGCAAGTCCGAGCTGCTGCGCACGCTGGTGCTGGGGCTCGCCGCCACGCACAGCTCCGAGCAGCTCAACTTCGTGCTCGTCGACTTCAAGGGTGGCGCAACCTTCACCTCCTTCGACCGGCTGCCGCACACCGCGGCCGTGATCACCAACCTGGCCGACGCGTTGCCCCTGGTCGACCGCATGGTGGACGCGATCAACGGGGAGCTGGTCCGCCGGCAGGAGTTGCTGCGGCGGGCCGGCAACTTCGCCAGCGTGCGTGACTACGAGCGGGCCCGGGCTGCCGGTAGCCCTCTGGCCCCGCTGCCGTCGTTGCTGCTGATCTGCGACGAGTTCTCGGAACTGCTCTCCGCCAAGCCCGACTTCATCGATCTGTTCGTGCAGATCGGCCGGCTGGGCCGGTCGCTCGGCGTGCACCTGCTGCTCGCCAGCCAGCGCCTGGAGGAGGGTCGGCTCCGCGGGTTGGACACCCACCTCTCGTACCGGATCGGGTTGCGCACCTTCTCGGCCCTGGAGTCCCGGACGGTGCTCGGCGTGGCGGACGCGCACGAGCTGCCCCGCTCGCCGGGCCACGGCTACCTGCGCGCCGGCACCGACCCACTGGCCCGGTTCAAGGCCGCGTACGTCTCCGGTGCCGTCCGCCGTCGGGCCGCGTCGGGCGGCGTCGCCGCCGAGGGGGGCGCACGGCTGCTCACCTTCACCACCCACGTCGTACCGGTGCCGGAGCCGGCCACTCCGGTCGTGCCCGTCGTGGCGGAGGAGGAGGGCAGCAGGACCCTGCTCGACCTACTGGTGGACCGGCTCGTCGGGCAGGGGCCGCCGGCGCACCAGGTCTGGCTTCCGCCGCTCGGTCAGCCGCCGGCACTCGACGAGCTGCTCGGTCCGGTCGAGGTGCACCCGAAGCGCGGGCTCACAGTGGGCAACCCGGAGCTGCACGGCGCGCTCGGAGTGCCGATGGCGGTGGTGGACAAACCGTTGGAGCAGCGCCGGGACCTGCTCTGGCTGGCCCTCGACGGCGCCGCCGGGCACGTCGCGGTGGTTGGTGCGCCGCAGAGCGGCAAGTCCACAGCCCTGCGCACGCTGATCTGCGCGCTGGCGCTCACCCACACCCCGGCCGAGGTGCAGGTCTACTGTCTCGACTTCGGCGGCGGCGGGCTGGCCGCGCTGCGCGACCTTCCACACGTCGGCGGGGTGACCGGCCGCGCCGACCCGACCGCCGTCCGACGCACCGTCGGCGAGATGACCACCCTGCTGGTCGACCGGGAGCGCCGCTTCGCCGAACTGGGCGTGGAGTCGATGGCCGCGTACCGGCAGCGCCGAGCGGCAGCGGGGACAGCCGGCCAGCCGGGCGCCGACCCGTACGGCGACGTGTTTCTGGTGATCGACGGGTGGAGCACCATCCGCGGCGAGTACGACGACCTGGAGCCACTCGTCACCGACCTGGCCACCCGGGGTCTGTCGTACGGTCTGCACGTGGTCGCCACCGGGCTGCGCTGGCTGGATTTCCGCCCGGCGATCCGGGACCTGTTCGGCTCCCGGCTGGAGCTGCGCCTCGGCGACCCGGCCGATTCGCTGGTGGCCCGGCGCGCGGCCGCGAACGTGCCGGAGCGCCCCGGCCGAGGGGTGACAGCGGAGGGCCTGCACTTCCTCACCGCGCTGCCTCAGCTCGGTACCGCCGGCGGGGACACCGCCGACCTGGTCAAGAGGGCCGCGGACGGGTGGGCGGGTCCTGCGGCGCCCCGGGTGCGGTTGCTCCCGCCGGTGCTGCCGTACGCCGAGCTGGACCTCACCTCGACGACCGGGCTGCGGCTGCCGATCGGGATCGCGGAGGCGGACCTGCGCCCGGTGCTGCTCGACTTCGCCACCGAGCCACACTTCGTGGTCTTCGGGGACTCGGAGTGCGGCAAGTCGTCGTTCCTGCGCGCGCTGGCCACGTCGATCATCACCCGGTTCACTCCCGAGCAGGCCCGGGTGATCCTCGTCGACTACCGGCGCAGTCTGCTCGGCGCCATCGAGACGCCACACCTGATCGGGTACGGCACCGCGGCGGCGCACACCGCCGACCTTGTCGAGTCGGCCGCCGGTTACCTGGAGCGGCGGGCCCCCGGGCCGGAGGTCACCCCGCAGCAACTGCGGGACCGGTCCTGGTGGTCCGGGCCGGAGCTGTTCGTGCTTGTGGACGACTACGACCTGGTGGCGGCGGGGCCGGCGAACCCGTTGCGCGCGCTGGAGGAGCACCTGCCCCACGCCCGGGACATCGGGCTGCACCTGGTGCTGGCCCGCCGTTCCGGTGGGGCGGGACGTGCACAGTACGAGCCGATCGTGCAGCGCCTGCGGGAGCTGTCCACCGCCGGCCTGGTGATGGCGGGCAGCCCCGAGGAGGGCGCACTCGTGGGGCCGGTACGACCCGGACCGCTGCCGCCGGGGCGTGGTCGGCTGGTCACCCGGCGGGAGGGCGTACGCCTCGTTCAGTTGGCGCAACTGCCGCCGCAGTGA
- a CDS encoding NUDIX hydrolase, giving the protein MTRRPPNWIEPLLTRLGTARAEDFTRLTTPAEGGRESAVLVLLGEQPGAGPDVLVLQRAATLRNHAGQPAFPGGAADPEDADVRATALREANEEVGLDPASVTVLAELPKLWIPVSDFVVTPVLAWWHDPHPVHPREPAEVAHVARLPVSELVDPANRLRVRHPSGWIGPAFSARGMLVWGFTAGVLATLLEMGGWARPWSPGRVVELPPTGATPAPSAGTDEADENALR; this is encoded by the coding sequence GTGACCCGTCGGCCACCCAACTGGATCGAGCCGTTGCTGACCCGGCTGGGCACCGCCCGCGCCGAGGACTTCACCCGGCTGACCACCCCGGCCGAGGGCGGTCGGGAGAGCGCCGTGCTGGTGCTGCTCGGCGAGCAGCCCGGCGCGGGTCCCGACGTGCTGGTCCTGCAACGCGCCGCCACCCTGCGCAACCACGCCGGCCAGCCCGCCTTCCCCGGGGGCGCGGCCGACCCGGAGGACGCCGACGTCCGCGCCACCGCCCTGCGCGAGGCGAACGAAGAGGTGGGCCTCGACCCGGCCAGCGTGACAGTGCTGGCCGAGCTGCCGAAACTGTGGATCCCGGTCAGCGACTTCGTTGTCACGCCGGTGCTGGCCTGGTGGCACGACCCGCACCCGGTGCACCCCCGGGAGCCGGCCGAGGTGGCACACGTCGCCCGCCTGCCGGTCAGCGAGCTGGTCGACCCGGCCAACCGGCTGCGGGTCCGCCACCCGAGCGGCTGGATCGGGCCGGCGTTCTCGGCCCGCGGGATGCTCGTCTGGGGCTTCACCGCCGGGGTTCTCGCCACCCTGCTCGAGATGGGCGGCTGGGCCCGTCCGTGGTCGCCCGGCCGGGTCGTGGAGCTGCCGCCGACCGGGGCGACACCGGCCCCGTCCGCCGGCACCGACGAGGCTGACGAGAACGCCCTGCGCTGA